In Lathyrus oleraceus cultivar Zhongwan6 chromosome 2, CAAS_Psat_ZW6_1.0, whole genome shotgun sequence, the DNA window agagccacccaaaaggagtgtactatggttaaacctgacaatcatgttctacaagaggtccccatagtcatcatctcatctttcggatattatcggataaacgactactcatattccaaaaatattctcaacagagactcttatgagtgtagtatcgcgtgacaatcgtatcaaatcttacacttgaacgaccttcagactacgtcctaaaataggccaagatgggctaggtaatttaaggtccttggcttctaaggtctatattggaaagagtaattcctaaccacgactgtcgtgtgacattattgatcccaacaagacctccaccaagtgaatgggcttgcaagtcaacttgctaaggaataactccacacaagtcaacaagactatgccattctcctatcataagtgcactcgagttcgggtatagaactcatctcacaagagaccaccaagcacacaagcaattgatatatcaagcaattcatacattacaaacaatacagtcatcccaaatttgaacaaaaatatgtcacaaatacatataaacatacaataccataaaggcaaaaagtaggctaaacccactagggTGCAAgctgatccccagcagagtcgccacttttctgtagcggggtattcattacctttagatttattgactaaatcaaaagtaaatcatacaactcgagtcgccaccgcacttctatttatccaaaggaaaggttaaaaagtgaacaaaaaccgagaaggttggtatttgtgaaaatatttgtgcaaacatgattggggagatgagaaaataatatacaaattatttacaatttggtgtttgaatggataaacccatgACTACGTACCTacacaaaggtaggatcaaaatctcgtagttcggggtaaaatcaaaagaagttgatgaattgatttgtcaaaagccttaaggtcttttgttatcaaagggagaaaactcaacctaaaccaacaaaccaccatgtgaggagagcttcaacatactagtgagggatccaccctataataagtatggaagacttatagtccaatcactaaggataaggtgaggtttacatcaaccactatgataactcaaacttatggctaatatttatgaaaagtttttaacaaaggtggccattggaaccacaaaaacaatttgaagtgagttgtatttacaagttaaaagtaatcacaaaaatgaagtcaaagttgacttaaggttcattcaacataagtattaatgaaaagagtttgaaaaaatcaaaggcatatggcctaggtttctagttttgaaaacaatgtcaatgtttgcacaaaatgagtttggcttgggttagagtggagagaagaagaaaagggctagtcctaaacatgcaaagatgagagaagagataaaacccttggagttccttccttgagatcataaagatgattcaagatgttcctttcctttggacttagcagttaactcaagtaatcaaacaaatattcaaccaagctcctaggatctccatttggcttgtctctcttaacttggatgctcatgacaatggtccttctaactatctcaagtttggaatccctatcacacaatagcaaacaatcaaaaagttcacaatgcaataagaggaatggacaaagagtgAGTTTAGATTAGAGATCCTTTCAAGTCgacttcaagattaagcattctaaaggcatgaggcctagtttctcttcaatcaattttagcattctaaaggcatgaggcctagttgctcttgaactctATTAAGCATAGGTgaagtcctaattctaagtcctttctcctttttgcattgggttcacacaaacaatcacaaaaaacaaacacaaagcaacaatatatttacacaataatgtgctcaagggagcaaaaggaaaatggcataaacataaacatgagctcaaatgagcaaatgaaaaggcaatatgaataaatgagcaagaaattaaattgcattaaagtaaattgcaagaattaaaggcttgaattaaagttagtgttagtagttaatgttagtgtgccataaggcaatttagggctgtgttaagcaatcgtaagtggactaatgtagtagtcacacctatctgaggccggtcaataaaattataggcaaataaacacaagttagagatcatgactagtaagccaagctcctaaaacttgtcatgccaaaagaaaagaagaatgaccttgtatggattttaggttttttgcttgaccaagaagcaacctatcttggacacaaagcaattcacttgatctttgatcaagttgaatttgatttggatcaaagaaggttaagcctctcatatgtcaaggctaaccacaaatcgttaactcattggtcaaaagaaaaagaagaagaaaagggatgaagatgaatgtacaaaatgaaaatccaaatgacataaccaaaacacaatgatcaattgtgaatggaatcaacatcaatttAGAACACTTTAGAACATAAATTTCATTCaacaaatatcaacattcaaCATCAATCCAAAAAGAATTAAACTTTCCTCTACCCTTCCATTCATATCCCTATTATTGAACCAAATTCTCATCCTTTCCTTGTAACTCAAGAAAAATTCAAGCTTTTGGTTTTCGCTTCTCTTCCTAGAGTTCTCCTTAGGTTTTCCTTACTTTTCTCTTCTATTGCCTCTTTTTCTCAAATTCCAAAAGTTCCACCTCACTTTTCTCCTCATAAATCAAAAAACTAATTTCTATCTTTCTAATATTCCACTAAGGTCCAACTTATTACTAacttacattatttattttaattctccATAATTCACACTTTCCACCCCGAAACttattatttccttttattttattttatttaaataaaaacaCTAAAGcattattttaataaattaaataattcTAAATAAATCTACCAACCTCTAATTACTCATCACACTCTCTACCTAAGGGTCTAACACATCTCAATAATCACACAAATAATAATTAGGTACACACAtaaatttataattaataaatataaataatttctagaaaaacagggtgttacaactctcccccacaTAAAGAATTTTTGCCCTCGGGAATTACCTTTAGTGAACAAATTTAGATACGAATCCATCATCTGGCTCTTAAGCTCCCAAGTTACATTTCCAGCAGATGGTCttccccaagctaccttcaccaaggtaATCTCCTTACCACTCAACTGCTTCACTTCTCGATCCTCTATCCGCATGGGTGATGCCTCAACAGTTTGGTTATCTCTCACTTGCATATCATCaacttggatcacatgagacgGATCCAGAATGTACCTCCTCGATTGACACAtatgaaacacatcatgaagattagcaagcAACGGTGGTAAAGCAATCTGATATGACACTTCTCCTATTCTTTGCAAAATCTGGTAAGGACCGATGAAACGCGAAGTGAGCTTTCGAGACTTTAAAGCTCGACCAACACTTGTTACCAGAGTAACCCTCATAAACACATGATatccctcttggaactcaagtaTTTTCCTATGtctatcatgataactcttttggCGACTCTGAGAAACTAACATCTTCTACTGAATCACTTTGATCTTCTTTGTGGCTTGTTGGATAATCTCAGGTCCAATCGCATCACCCTCTACTGACTCCTACCAACACAAAAGTGTCATACACCTTCTAAGATACAATGCCTCAAACAGTGTgattccaatactcgaatggaaactatTATTGTATGTAAACTCaagcaaaagtaaaaaaactATCCTAAGCACCTCCTTGTTCAAGTACATAAGCCCTCAACAAGTCCTCTAGCGATTGAATAGTCCAATCAGTCTAACCATTTGTCTGcggatgataagcagaactcaTATGCAACTTCATACCCAAAGCCATCTGCAAACTCTCCCAAAACCTCAATGTAAACCTCAAATCTCTATCATATACAATACTGGATAGAATATCGTGAAAAATGACAATACCTCGATATCCATCTTCCCTAACCTCTCCATTGGATAATCTAGCCTCATCAGAATAAAATGAGCAGACTTCGTCAACCTATCTATAATTACCCAAATAGTATCACAATTTTTCATAGTCCTCTATAATCTAGACAAAAAATCCATTGAAATGTTATCCCATTTCCACTCAGGATTAGACAACGATTGCATCAAACATAACGACTTTTGATACTCAATCTTTAACTTCTAGTAAGTCAGACACGCATACACAAACTTTGCAATCTCTTTCTTCATTCCAGGTCACTAAAAGATATTTCTTATATCCTGATACATTTTGTAGCACCCGGgtgaatactcagaccactttAGTGTCCTTCTTTAAGAATACTCTTCTTGAGTTCAGGCACATCAGGAACACAGGTTCTGTCACAATGTTTTATGACACCATTATCATCAATCTTGAAAtcaccacctcgaccttgattGATTAAAGCCAAACGATCTACAAATTCCAAATCAGTCCTATGACTTTCTCTAATCTCTTCCAAAATAACACTAGTATTCTTTAACATACCTAGATTCACACTCTGCAGCGTGacttcacaaaccaaactcaaatctctgAATTCTTCGATTAGCTCTAACTCTCTAGCCATTAATGTCAACATATGCAACGTCTTCTGACTCAGTGCGTTATCCATTACACTGGCTTTAccaggatggtaattcaaacAGAAATCATAATCCTTTAACAATTCAAGCCACCTCCTCTACCTCATATTTAACTAATTACGATCGAATAAGTACTTCAAGCTATTATAATCACTGGACACTTCAAATCTAGAGCCGAACAGATAATGTCTCCAAATTTTAAGTGCGAACACAACGATGGCCAACTCTAAGTCATGTGTaggataattcttctcatgaGCTCTAAGTTTTCTTGATGCGTAAGCCACAACTTATCCATTATGCATCAATGCACCACCTTGACCCATCTTggaagcatcacaatacacaacaaaaGGTTTGGTTCTACTTGGAAGAATCAAAGTTACAACAGTCATTAACTTTTTCTTAATTTCTATAAAACTCACTTCACAAGCAACATCCCACACATACGCTTGACCCTTTCGAGCTAACTGAGTCAAAGAAATTGCCAACTTTGAAAAACCTTCTATGAATCTACGACAATAACCAGATAACCCAAGGAATCTTCTAATCTCTGTAGAAAACTTTGAAGTCTCCCATTGTAACACATTATCACCCTTCGAAGGATCAAACCCAATACCACCATTAAAAGTTACGTGGCCAAGAAAACTCACTCCTCTTAACCAAAACTCGCACTTAGATAGCTTAGCATATACTTGTTTCTCTTTCAATAACTCTAACACAATCCTCAGATGCCCAACATACTCTTCATCAGTCTTCGAATAAATTAGAATGTCGTTAATGAATACCACCACGAACGTATCCAAATACTGACGAAAAGTCCTATTCATATATTGCATAAACACACCTGGCGCATTGGCCACGCCAAACGACACCATAAAATACTCATAGTGACCATATCTCATTCTAAACTCAGTCTTCAAAATATCTTTTGTTTCACTCGAATTTGATGGTAACCCGACCGTAAATCATTTTTACTAAAAATATGAGCACCaactaattgatccatcaaatcatcgatTCTTGAGAGAGGATATTTATTCTTAATCATTACCTTGTTCAATTGTCGATAGTCAACATACAACATCATGCTACCATCCTTCTTCTTTAATAACAATATTGGTACACTCCAAAGAGAAATACTTGGTCTAACAAATCTCTTCTCAAGTAACTCTTCCAACTGCTTCTTCAACCCACTCAACTTAGAAGCATACATTTTGTACAGAGCCATAAAAACATGACTAGTGTCGGGTACCAAGTCAATAGTAAACTCAATATCTTGTTGTGGTGGAAAATCATTGATGTCTTCAAGAAACACTCTCGAAAATTCACACATTGTCGGAATATCACGAACTACTCCCTTGCCTTTGGCTACCAACGAAGCTAAAATCACAAACACTTGCACCCCATCCTTCACAGACTCTCTctttatctctctctctctctctcttgctTAGCACATACAAACATCAATTTTTCTCCTCTATCAAACTCATATTCACGCTCTGGAGGAAATTCGTAAATATATTCAGGAAAACACCAAGAATCATACACCACTTGCGTATCACTAGCCGTCATTTTTCTCCTCACTCTCCAAGAAGTAAATCTCAATAATACATGATTGGTTTCCCTCAAGACATCCTAATTGGACCAACAAACAGGAATCTCGAATCCACATCCTCTTTAGATTCAAGAAATTGCATCGACTTATCAAAACAATTGGTAAACACTTGCTTTAACTCTAACAAATTCATTCTAGGAATAACAACAACTTCCAACGAAAGACAGACCATACACATCCTTAGGAAACACGTCAAGATACTCTACACACCACTGAGTCATCTCTAGCCAAGACATCGCCTACCCCCTCACAAGGAATCGAACAACGAGAACACTTGATTGTCTTCCCTCAAGGATCACACCATTTTTCTAATTgacaccatcctcgaatccgacctctcttcgggttcaggaaaataacaacattctcaaaacagtTGAACTAGCCAACATTGCACTCTCGTATGCATCACATGATGTCCAAAGCTCTTTACAGTAGGAACATCTAAGAGAAGAAGACGtttctcccccacttatttcatttCCCACCTGAAAATGGAAAACAAAACAAGCATCGACAATGTTTTTACACACATGTtgcatactagggaacaaacataattaaacaacctggaCGGAAGGACCGACCAtctctgataccactatgtaacatCCTAAAAACCCACGAGTAATTATCAAATAATTTAGTTAACACAATACAATCACATAGGGTGTCACTCACAACAATCATAACCTGCTCCATAACACGGGTTACAACAAAACATTTTACTGTATACATTTTCACTTAGGATGTTTATACGACATCCGACTCATCTTAATAAAAAAACATACCACTTTAAAATCTCATAATAATTTTCATAACAAAATTAAAATCACAAACTCGCGAGTCTTCTCCAAGTGCTATCAAACCAAAACATAACAAATTCGAGAGCATGCATTATCTCTCGGGAAATTTCAACGTAAAATAAATAATTCTCTCCCCAGTGTTACATATCAAAGCATAACCAAAACTAACACGAATAAACTAAAAGAACTAGCTCCAGGAGCTAACTTCCACTCACAAAAGTGTCTCTACTCTcgagtatctgcatgatgcccatgtaaaggaAATATTTAAACAAAAGGGATGAGAATTCAttttaataataacaacatagAATTTAAAATAGAGTAtaacatctacacaatcatgcacaataACATATCACATTTTCATGCCCAAATTATCATCAACATCACATACAATAACACCATCATCACACATAGTCATATTTCACGCATATATTTCATTCATGTTATACGAATCACGACAACAACAACGACCCATATACATGTGGTACCAATTCAACATTTGGTTCTTCTTTTGAACTCGATACCCCCTTCAGAATCCCGAACTCCCCATTATGAGTTTCGGATAAGTCTTTCGTCCCCCTATGGACCTATGACTTATCTCCTTTAACATATCAATAATGAATATATGGAATAGTAATATTGCAATTAACACaacaattataataatatttagtgATCCATAATTGATCATACAATTGCAACCATGCATAACTTAATCCACCTTTCTGGACTACCACCAATATATAATAATGTAATTAACACAACAATTGTAATTATATTTAGTGATCAATAATCAATCACACAATTGCAATCATGCATAATGTAATCCACCCTTATGGACTACCACCAATATAATAAAACACAACATCCCAATCATTCATAACACATCAAATAATTTGTCAATACGGACCTCGCCCATATTCGTCACATCATACACTTCTTTCCCACCTGCTACCAACCTCTtataaaatcattaaaaatattttatccTTGAAACAATGTTATAGTCCTCTGCTTCTACTACCAAATGCTTCAAACCCCGTCCCAAAAAGATGTACGAGTTGAAAGTTATTATCAAAACTGGACACGAAGGCGTTACCAAAAAGTTGTTGTTTGAAATTTACAACACGATTTTCATCTTCGCCAACCCTAAAAACGGCCATGAAatcatcaccaaaaatattttaccCATGAGATATAGTTATAACCCTCTGTTTCAGCTACCCAACGCTTCATACTCCATCATAAAAGATTTACGAGTTGAAAATaatgatcaaaaccgtgcacgaatGTGTTACTAAAAGGTTGATGCTTTTCTGAAATTTCCAGCATGATTTTCATCTTCTCTTACCCCAAAAACATCCATGAAATAATCACCATAATATTTTATTGTTTTAAATATAGTCATAATCATTATTTATATTCATATAATCTGGATCTATATACTATATCAATCCCTAAAAACTGCAAACTTCATCCATGGTGAACATACATGAACACTTTAGAACATAAATTTTATTCAACAAAtatcaacattcatcatcaatCCAAGAATAATTAAACCTTCCTCTACCCTTTCATTCATATCCCTATTATCGAACAAAATTCCCACCATTACCTTGTAATTCCAGAAAAATCCAAGATTTTGGCTCTGACTTCTCTTCCCTAGAGCTCTCCTTAGGTTTTCCTTGTTTTTCTCTTCTCTTGCCTCTTTTTCTCTAATTCCAAAAGTTTCACCTCACTTCTCTCCTCATAAATTAAAAACCTAATTTTTATCTTTTTAATATACCACTAATGCCCAACTTATTACTAACTTACATTA includes these proteins:
- the LOC127122797 gene encoding uncharacterized mitochondrial protein AtMg00860-like; this translates as MRYGHYEYFMVSFGVANAPGVFMQYMNRTFRQYLDTFVVVFINDILIYSKTDEEYVGHLRIVLELLKEKQVYAKLSKCEFWLRGVSFLGHVTFNGGIGFDPSKGDNVLQWETSKFSTEIRRFLGLSGYCRRFIEGFSKLAISLTQLARKGQAYVWDVACEVSFIEIKKKLMTVVTLILPSRTKPFVVYCDASKMGQGGALMHNG